In Candidatus Omnitrophota bacterium, one DNA window encodes the following:
- a CDS encoding tetratricopeptide repeat protein, whose amino-acid sequence MKTIKTGMISVCLLLLLHSFAPPAAIAYFEDPPQSFGKLTFAGAHSLENPAVFNGTSLDIVYHTPYMGVDEEFSSYHLSASREWSRLQLSFSMSDFGFDSVYNEHINRLALGLKMKNRWQAGLALKQFSIKFNPDTYATGDPYLTSTDASTLDADLGMIKNTSKGDISFSISNLLGSGIGLVGSEPLNRSIAAGWSLPFSIFNRRHLFFSELAVNDSDNFESFDYRLALESNLSSNMVFRIAFDRYYFVPSAEFTYPLEGRYDIGAGFAYRYPYDTYSGFTQFTTLITVKRKINPSAESDLKKNPEDIREKADDSGTKSGDEEISDQTKIVKGNYFNAAVQHYEKGEYKKAIKQWKKVLEMDPGHADSKRMINKAEEKLNESK is encoded by the coding sequence ATGAAGACGATAAAGACAGGGATGATTAGTGTTTGCCTGTTGCTGCTTCTGCACTCTTTTGCGCCGCCTGCGGCTATTGCTTATTTTGAGGATCCGCCGCAGAGTTTCGGCAAGCTCACATTCGCCGGGGCGCATTCGCTGGAAAATCCCGCTGTTTTTAACGGGACATCTCTGGATATTGTTTATCACACTCCTTACATGGGCGTTGACGAGGAATTTTCATCCTATCACTTAAGCGCTTCACGGGAATGGAGCCGGTTACAGCTTTCTTTTTCAATGAGCGATTTCGGTTTTGACAGCGTCTATAACGAACATATTAACCGGCTTGCTCTTGGTCTGAAAATGAAAAACCGCTGGCAGGCGGGCCTCGCGCTCAAGCAGTTTTCCATAAAGTTCAATCCCGACACTTACGCCACCGGCGATCCTTATTTAACCTCAACGGACGCTTCCACGCTGGACGCTGATCTGGGAATGATAAAAAATACCTCTAAAGGGGATATTTCATTCAGCATCTCAAATCTTCTGGGTTCGGGAATAGGCCTTGTCGGCTCCGAGCCGCTCAACAGAAGCATCGCCGCCGGCTGGTCGCTGCCTTTCAGCATTTTTAACAGGCGGCATCTGTTCTTCTCGGAACTGGCTGTCAACGATTCCGATAATTTCGAGAGTTTTGATTACCGTCTTGCCCTGGAATCTAATCTTTCGTCCAATATGGTTTTCCGAATTGCCTTTGACAGATATTATTTCGTTCCGTCGGCGGAATTCACATATCCTCTTGAGGGTAGGTATGATATAGGCGCGGGTTTTGCCTACAGGTATCCGTATGACACTTACAGCGGATTCACTCAGTTCACGACGCTGATAACCGTTAAACGAAAAATAAATCCCTCCGCCGAAAGTGATTTGAAGAAAAATCCGGAAGATATAAGAGAAAAAGCAGATGATTCCGGAACCAAATCGGGTGACGAAGAAATCTCCGATCAGACAAAGATAGTGAAGGGAAATTATTTTAACGCCGCCGTGCAGCATTATGAAAAAGGTGAATATAAGAAAGCGATAAAGCAGTGGAAAAAAGTGCTTGAGATGGATCCCGGGCACGCCGACTCAAAGAGGATGATAAACAAGGCCGAGGAAAAATTAAATGAGAGCAAATAA